TCCCCAAGGGGTTTTCTTTTTATTTGTATGCTATGAAGTGGAATTTATTGTCTTGAATGAAAATCTTCTTTTGAAGAAATTTAATGAAATATCTTTTCTATAAATATTTTTGTTTTTTTTCTTAGTACAATTTTATTTGTTTGTTTTTTTCTTATAAAGCATGATAATAGTCATTTTTTAATTTAATTATTAGCTCAAGATATTGTATTTGACCTCGTTTTAACTTCTTCTTAGGTTATTACAACACATATTACAATTGTTATTGATTTTTATCTTTTATTTCTTGAAATATAGTAAAATGGTAGCTCAAATCTGGTTGGTGGAGTGTCATTTTAGTCTATATGTCTATATAAGGCATATTTTTGTGTCCTGATGTTTATACTTTCCTTTAAATTTTTATAATTTAAGATCAGTAGTTATGTCTTTATAGATAGTATATGAACATTTTTTTTATTGTTGGTATCTTTTCAATATTGTGATTTAGTCAAAATATTTTTTGGTGATTTGAGTAGTGAGTGTTTTTGATTTGTAGCATTTCGTATGAATTTTTGTATATTTGTTTTTTTATAGTTCTGCTATTATTGGGTTGATCGTTACTTTGGCTTGTGAGTTTTCTTATGATGTTTACTGTATGTCCTTTTTTATACATGTGCTTTTTACATTTCTTTCTATTAGACTTATTGAAAGTATTACTGCAAATTTAGACATTAAAATTTTTTGATTTTTTTGAGTATCTTTTTCTCTTTGTTTTTATATTGTGTTTTGGGCTTCAGCCTTTTTTTGTCGTATCTTTCCATGTAGTGTGTATTTTTCTAATATCTTTTCTATTGTCCATTTTTGTTTATTATCTTTTTCTATTCTCGTTTTTTCCTTATTATATATATTATTATATATATTATTATATACACTACTATTTTTTGTTCTATTTTTTTCATTGGTTTTCTTTTTGCTTAGTTTGTATATAATATTGAATGTTTTTTCTAGTAGTTCTTCTGTTGAGTTGAATATTTGCTTTAATATTTGATACGCGTTTATTTTGGGCATGTACTTTGTTTTTGAACCTTTGTATTCTCCAAGTCTTATTATAAACGTTTTAATTACATTATTTTTTTTCAGGAAGCCCAAATCTTTTTGCAATGTTTTCATTTTAATTATCGAATAACCTTCTTTTTTGAGAAAAAAGTTAGCTAGATTGAGTATGTCTTGTTGGTTATATCCTAACTTATTTTTATTGAGATATTTTAGGATAGAAATTAGTTTTATTAATCTAACTTGATTTTTCTTGAGTTTGCTGTTATTATATAAAAAGAAATTTAAATTTTTCATCGATTTATCCTTTATTTCAGTTTGTTTAAGACCTTAACTTTAGGTCTTTTTTATCTCTTTGTTAAAAAAAGACAAAATTAACTTTAATATAATTTATATACTAAAAAAGTTATTTTGTCAATTTGATTTACAAAATGATGTTCATAGTTTATAATAAAATTGGTTATATTATGTAATAATTTTCGATATTAATGAAATCTTTTTTGGGAGATTAAATTTTGTGCGAATTACATTAAATTTTTTAAACTCTTTAAAAAATTTGAAAGAATTTTCAAAAGAGATGGGATATAGTGATTCTTCTTATCTCTCTAGATATATAAAAAAAATA
Above is a genomic segment from Borrelia coriaceae containing:
- a CDS encoding plasmid maintenance protein, which translates into the protein MKNLNFFLYNNSKLKKNQVRLIKLISILKYLNKNKLGYNQQDILNLANFFLKKEGYSIIKMKTLQKDLGFLKKNNVIKTFIIRLGEYKGSKTKYMPKINAYQILKQIFNSTEELLEKTFNIIYKLSKKKTNEKNRTKNSSVYNNIYNNIYNKEKTRIEKDNKQKWTIEKILEKYTLHGKIRQKKAEAQNTI